The genomic window AgtctttttaagatgaaaaaccACAGGACTGACTTCAGGGCAACCACAGCCACTTGGAAAGTGAGAGGAGAATCCCAGAAAAGAGCGACTCAAAGAGGGGGTAATCCAAATTCTGTGAATAAATTCTGCCCAAATATCTGACTGACCCCTGAACTATGCGTATTTGGCACAGACGCCTAACGCTTCAACTAAAGACAAGAGAACTGAGCTTTTATTTGTGCTACTGCCCCACAGACTTAGTTTGAAGTTTGAGCTCAACCATGCTAATTACttgataaaacaaaatattaacactcTTCAGAGAAATAGAATCCAAACTCTCCACAACTTATCATTCATGATATATAGGATATAAGAAAAACTTACTTGACAGTCAAAGAATTAAATTGCAACCCCATTTCAAGAAAAGAGACAACGAACCCCGAAGCTGGAATGAACATATATTaggatattaatataattattataattaattaatataattaatataattattataatggtGCTTAATGAAATAAAGATATGCTCACAgtgaataaagattttttttaaaactaagcaaagaaatagaaactatgaagaaaaacaaaaagaaaattctagaacttaaaaatacaatgtcttaaatttaaatttcactggGTAAGTTTACCAGCAGAATGAAAATGACAGAGTAAGGGGTGATTGAACTTGAAATAGCTCAGTAGAAATGATTCAAAGTGAGGGGGAGGGACTTTTTGTGCTGCGACGCACCTGGCGCAACCCTCTCCTCTCTGAATAATCTGAGTCCAAGTCCCGCGGAGGCTACAGCCATGAAGGAGAGACGCGCCCCGCAGCCAGTCGTGGCCAGATGTGAGCTCGTTCTGGTGGGGGATGTGCAGTGCGGGGAGACTGCGATGTTACGGGTGGTAGCGAAGGACTGCTATCCCGAGACGTATGTGCCCACCGTGTTTGAGAATTACACAGCCTGCTTGGAGACCGAGGAACAAAGGGTGGAGCTCGGTCTCCGGGACACCGCAGGATCTCCCTACTGTGACAATGTCCGTCCACTCTGCTACAGTGATTCGGATGCAGTATTACTATGCTTTGATATCAGCCGACCGGAGACAGTGGATACTGCACTTAAGAAGTGGAGGACGGAAATCCTAGATTATTGTCCTAGCGCCCGTGTTTTGCTTATTGGCTGTAAGACGGACCTGCGAACAGACCTGAGCACACTGATGGAGCTGTCCCACCAGAAACAGGCACCTCTCTCCTATGAGCAGGGCTGTGCCATAGCCAAGCAGCTGGGTGCGGAAACCTACCTGGAAGGCTCGGCTTTCACCTCAGAAAACAGTATCCACAGCATCTTCCGGACGGCGTCCATGGTGTGTCTGAACAAGCCCAGCCCGGTGCCCCCAAAGAGCCCTGTCCGCAGCCTCTCCACGCGACTGCTTCACCTCCCCAGTCGTTCCGAACTCATCTCTTCTACCTTCAAGAAGGAAAAGGCCAAAAGCTGTTCCATTCTGTGAAGTGGGGGTTGGAGAAGGGAGGCAACCTCCCACTTCCTCCCTTGGGtggcagaggcacagggagagggaggatgggaCAGTTGAGGACACTGGACGTGCGTTTTTCAGACGGCCACGGGGAGGCCCTGAAAGGAGACAGGAATGGCACGAGGAAAGAGCCAGGCCCGGCTTGAGGACCTGACCCTGAGAAAGAACCATCACACCCCAAGCCAGGCACTCGGTTGTGGTGGGGGCGGCTGCCCCAGTGTCACCcccacgcccccgcccccactccagaGGAAGGAAAGGTGTGGGGGTGCGGGGGGCATGCTGGCCTCATGGGCTTGGGGGCCTCCAGGAGCCTCACCTTCAGCATCATGCCTCTTC from Zalophus californianus isolate mZalCal1 chromosome 13, mZalCal1.pri.v2, whole genome shotgun sequence includes these protein-coding regions:
- the LOC113934661 gene encoding rho-related GTP-binding protein Rho6-like, with the translated sequence MKERRAPQPVVARCELVLVGDVQCGETAMLRVVAKDCYPETYVPTVFENYTACLETEEQRVELGLRDTAGSPYCDNVRPLCYSDSDAVLLCFDISRPETVDTALKKWRTEILDYCPSARVLLIGCKTDLRTDLSTLMELSHQKQAPLSYEQGCAIAKQLGAETYLEGSAFTSENSIHSIFRTASMVCLNKPSPVPPKSPVRSLSTRLLHLPSRSELISSTFKKEKAKSCSIL